A part of Aegilops tauschii subsp. strangulata cultivar AL8/78 chromosome 2, Aet v6.0, whole genome shotgun sequence genomic DNA contains:
- the LOC109768453 gene encoding polygalacturonase inhibitor-like: MRAPSLGRCATVALVLLLATIAAAAAAARTKNECHAGDKAALLAIKAGFGNASYFQSWTPDYPCCEWISVFCDLSASPYTLRRVVAVSFLRDASLVGPLPGASVARLTALQQLILIHVPGVNGTIPRDLARLSNLNFVDVSYTGISGPVPSFLSRLTKLTYLRLSFNSLTGPIPASLADVPNLSFLDLAGNRLTGTIPPLLLSRTNDTAYLSLSHNNLTGGVPADFAAVRFSSLDLSHNALAGEALLLFGLNKSLESLDLSRNAFSFNLSAVTLPSQLGMLDISHDDVYGALPPLVAKLQYLNVSYNRLSGRVPIGGNMDRFDRYCFQHNKGLCGTPLPPCK, from the coding sequence ATGCGCGCCCCATCACTCGGACGCTGCGCCACCGTGGCACTCGTCCTGCTCCTCGCCACAATAGCGGCTGCGGCCGCGGCAGCACGGACGAAGAACGAATGCCACGCCGGCGACAAGGCCGCGCTGCTGGCCATCAAGGCAGGCTTCGGCAACGCCTCCTACTTCCAGTCATGGACTCCGGACTACCCCTGCTGCGAGTGGATCAGCGTCTTCTGCGACCTCTCCGCCTCCCCCTACACCTTACGCCGCGTGGTGGCCGTCTCCTTCCTCCGCGACGCCAGCCTCGTCGGGCCCTTGCCCGGCGCCTCCGTCGCCCGCCTCACCGCGCTGCAGCAGCTCATCCTCATCCACGTGCCGGGCGTGAACGGCACTATCCCGCGCGACCTCGCCCGGCTTTCCAACCTCAACTTCGTCGACGTCTCCTACACGGGCATCTCCGGCCCCGTGCCCTCGTTCCTGTCGAGGCTCACCAAGCTCACCTACCTCAGGCTCTCCTTCAACTCGCTCACGGGCCCCATCCCGGCGTCGCTCGCCGACGTCCCCAACCTCTCCTTCCTCGACCTCGCCGGCAACCGCCTCACGGGAACCATACCGCCTCTCCTCCTCAGCAGGACCAACGACACGGCCTACCTCAGCCTCTCCCATAACAACCTCACCGGCGGCGTCCCCGCCGACTTCGCCGCCGTGAGGTTCTCGAGCCTCGACTTGTCGCACAACGCCCTCGCCGGCGAGGCCTTGCTCCTGTTCGGCCTGAACAAGTCGCTGGAGAGCCTGGACCTGTCGCGCAATGCCTTCAGCTTCAACCTCTCTGCCGTGACGCTGCCATCGCAGCTCGGCATGTTGGACATCAGCCACGACGACGTCTACGGTGCGCTCCCCCCGTTGGTGGCCAAACTGCAGTATTTGAACGTCAGCTACAACCGCCTCAGCGGCAGAGTGCCCATCGGCGGCAACATGGATCGGTTTGATCGGTACTGCTTCCAGCACAACAAGGGACTCTGTGGGACTCCACTTCCACCCTGCAAGTGA
- the LOC109768448 gene encoding uncharacterized protein has protein sequence MWIAWQHMERPWVGTELPCDKDDRALFATAMSVAIGNERTASFWHSSWTWSGTLAQQFSSLLKHSRRKNRMVREALTADTWIADLAHGQTQDLLPAFLAMHRTIANTARELVDDADDTITWRSLGDTLHVQPTPCNSWEGMNQHSTEASGRSGRPGT, from the coding sequence ATGTGGATCGCCTGGCAACACATGGAGCGGCCCTGGGTGGGAACGGAGTTGCCCTGCGACAAGGATGACAGAGCCCTCTTCGCGACTGCAATGAGCGTCGCGATTGGCAATGAAAGGACTGCTTCCTTCTGGCACTCCTCCTGGACATGGTCTGGTACACTTGCCCAGCAGTTCTCCTCCCTACTCAAGCATTCGCGGAGAAAGAACAGGATGGTTAGGGAAGCGTTGACGGCGGACACATGGATTGCAGACCTTGCCCATGGTCAAACTCAAGACCTGCTGCCCGCGTTCCTTGCCATGCACAGAACCATTGCGAATACAGCAAGGGAGCTGGTGGACGACGCGGACGACACGATCACCTGGAGGAGTCTGGGAGATACTCTGCACGTTCAGCCTACACCATGCAATTCTTGGGAAGGGATGAATCAACACTCAACGGAGGCATCTGGAAGGTCTGGGCGCCCGGGAACATAG
- the LOC109768454 gene encoding leucine-rich repeat protein FLOR 1-like, with product MRASSLVEHCATVVAVVLLAAAAAAAAARTKDECHSGDKAALLAIKSAFGNASYFNSWTPDTPCCEWANVSCDGSASPYTARRVVGVSLVNDASLAGPLPGTAIARLTALQQLVLNYVPGVNGSIPRDLTRLNATLSFLDIISTGISGPVPSFLSEITALSYLSLSSNKLTGSIPASLADMPNLYFLDLGYNRLTGTIPPQLLRKGSYLYLSHNKLTGSVPAEFAAVNFWTIDLSYNGFKGDASFLLGANKPLLNLDLSHNAFSFNLSGVQLPEGLNSLELSHNEIYGDIPEMVVDMMLNYLNVSYNRLSGVVPAGGNMAWFDQSCFQHNKGLCGSPLPPCKQ from the coding sequence ATGCGCGCCTCATCACTCGTGGAGCACTGCGCCACCGTGGTCGCCGTGGTGCTCCtcgccgcagcggcggcggcggcggcagcacggACGAAGGACGAGTGCCACTCCGGCGACAAGGCGGCGCTGCTGGCCATCAAATCCGCCTTCGGCAACGCCTCCTACTTCAACTCATGGACGCCCGACACCCCGTGCTGCGAGTGGGCCAACGTCTCCTGTGACGGCTCGGCCTCCCCCTACACCGCGCGCCGCGTCGTCGGCGTGTCCTTGGTGAACGACGCCAGCCTCGCCGGCCCGTTGCCCGGCACCGCCATCGCCCGGCTCACCGCGCTGCAGCAGCTCGTGCTGAACTACGTGCCCGGCGTGAACGGCAGCATCCCGCGCGACCTCACCCGCCTCAACGCCACCCTCAGCTTCCTCGACATCATCTCCACGGGCATCTCCGGCCCGGTGCCGTCGTTCCTGTCCGAGATCACGGCGCTCAGCTACCTCAGCCTCTCCTCCAACAAGCTCACGGGCTCCATCCCGGCGTCGCTCGCGGACATGCCCAACCTCTACTTCCTCGACCTCGGCTATAACCGCCTCACGGGCACGATACCGCCTCAGCTCCTCAGGAAGGGCTCATACCTCTACCTCTCCCACAACAAGCTCACCGGCAGCGTCCCGGCCGAGTTCGCCGCCGTGAATTTCTGGACCATCGACCTGTCATACAACGGTTTCAAGGGCGACGCCTCGTTCCTGTTGGGCGCCAACAAGCCGCTGCTGAACCTGGACCTGTCGCACAATGCCTTCAGCTTCAACCTCTCCGGCGTGCAGCTGCCCGAGGGCCTCAACAGCTTGGAGCTGAGCCACAACGAGATCTACGGCGACATCCCGGAAATGGTGGTCGACATGATGCTGAATTATTTGAACGTGAGCTACAATCGCCTCAGCGGCGTGGTGCCCGCCGGTGGCAACATGGCCTGGTTTGATCAGTCCTGCTTCCAGCACAACAAGGGGCTGTGTGGAAGCCCACTTCCACCCTGCAAGCAGTGA